In Bartonella bovis 91-4, the following proteins share a genomic window:
- a CDS encoding response regulator: MSLSMRIAPHLPYLRRFARSVTGSQSSGDAYVAAMLEALITDISIFPKASSDRIGTYRLFCHLFDQTTPNIAEPLPQFGLEQKANAKLSYLTPRARQAFLLIAVEGFNEREASEIMNIDAQKFHQFLNQASIDISAQIATQIMIIEDEPLIAMDIEQMVANLGHQVVGIARTRDEAVVMYHQKKPRMVLADIQLADNSSGIDAVNDILKNDHIPVIFITAFPERLLTGERPEPTFLVTKPFNPDMVKALISQALFFQENASKAA; encoded by the coding sequence ATGTCATTATCAATGCGTATTGCCCCACATCTTCCTTATCTTCGGCGTTTTGCTCGGTCTGTTACAGGCAGCCAATCGTCTGGCGATGCTTATGTAGCAGCAATGTTAGAAGCGCTTATTACCGATATCTCCATTTTTCCAAAAGCATCAAGTGATCGCATTGGAACCTATCGGCTCTTTTGTCATCTTTTTGATCAAACCACACCCAACATCGCCGAGCCACTGCCGCAATTTGGTCTTGAACAAAAAGCAAACGCAAAATTATCGTATCTTACACCACGTGCACGCCAAGCATTTTTACTCATTGCTGTAGAAGGCTTTAATGAGCGTGAAGCGAGCGAAATTATGAATATTGATGCACAAAAGTTTCATCAATTCCTCAACCAAGCATCCATTGATATTTCAGCACAAATAGCTACACAAATTATGATTATTGAAGACGAGCCTCTCATTGCGATGGATATTGAACAAATGGTAGCAAATCTTGGACATCAAGTCGTAGGGATTGCACGCACCCGTGATGAAGCTGTTGTCATGTATCATCAAAAAAAACCTCGGATGGTTTTAGCCGATATTCAATTGGCAGATAACAGTTCGGGTATCGATGCAGTCAATGACATTTTGAAAAATGACCACATACCTGTGATCTTTATCACTGCTTTTCCAGAAAGATTATTGACAGGAGAACGCCCTGAACCGACCTTTTTGGTAACAAAACCCTTTAATCCTGATATGGTAAAAGCACTCATTTCACAGGCTTTATTTTTTCAAGAAAATGCTTCCAAAGCCGCATAA
- a CDS encoding NepR family anti-sigma factor gives MNDCGEKNLTDPSALGDNLFGVNSEIVLKLRQFYMGIQEEAIPVRFLELLEKLDQVERASLNSAKEV, from the coding sequence ATGAACGACTGTGGTGAAAAAAATCTCACCGATCCTTCTGCACTTGGCGATAATCTTTTTGGCGTTAATAGCGAAATCGTTCTGAAATTGCGCCAATTTTATATGGGAATTCAGGAAGAAGCTATTCCTGTTCGTTTTCTAGAACTTTTGGAAAAATTGGATCAGGTAGAACGTGCCTCTTTAAACAGTGCAAAAGAGGTTTGA
- a CDS encoding M23 family metallopeptidase has product MWDNQYQKKDPGQEHALVVKRLKPARRQVSMRWLIGTILTGLASYILMSIALFTALEGQQQLITPLQWFNVDSDIPDFGSNKSDRIAPTRVRQSFDSKRQFELSILQNKGDAKIIETQKFEWIRMALAEERPYKYTYPQFDALSMFTRDWEKQPSTPKASGQIYGSKTQTKMTLRSRNFNINEINFDDTDMFTADKAQQEIQNAGLVVDTKNEFLSILTLGELLKADDLSSTFKFSDNPEVRITQENLTVSSQKNRVDLTKNYVEDIIPVHKKQTILKILQEFESDYDTAQIEQVAQALTTLSNSDFLKEGSLLRLGIVTQQGEEDRIVRASIYRKKYHTLTVALNDDNQFIESTEPEMSPILQTAFQNGLSHSSINVGRLPTVYDAIHRAILSHDMSPSVSQRLVRLLATNIDMKSRITPTDQLEIFYAVPNENDKNNKSAQNNQENQNTQKSPINQESPIKNLDPEIRYISATFGNVTYKYYRYQSKDGSVDYYDSEGKSSKPFLLRKPIPNGTFGSPFGPRKHPILGYVRMHTGVDWVAPKGSAIIAVGDGVVTKVGVANGYGNHVVIQHANGYTSSYSHQNNHAQGLKRGMKVQQGQIIGYVGSTGLATGPHCHFEIIVNGTKVDPMRIRIPNSKELINQDLQTFLREKRNIDSLINSPTKSTNDS; this is encoded by the coding sequence ATGTGGGATAACCAATATCAAAAAAAAGATCCTGGGCAAGAACATGCTCTTGTTGTCAAACGTTTAAAACCTGCCCGAAGGCAGGTTTCGATGCGTTGGCTTATAGGAACTATTCTGACGGGATTGGCATCTTATATTCTTATGTCCATTGCACTTTTCACTGCTTTAGAGGGGCAACAGCAACTTATTACCCCTTTACAATGGTTTAATGTAGATTCAGATATCCCCGATTTTGGCAGTAATAAAAGTGACCGTATTGCCCCCACACGCGTGCGTCAAAGCTTTGATAGTAAGCGTCAATTTGAATTATCAATTCTCCAAAACAAAGGTGATGCAAAAATCATTGAAACCCAGAAATTTGAATGGATTCGCATGGCTTTAGCCGAAGAGCGCCCTTATAAATACACTTATCCTCAATTTGATGCTCTAAGTATGTTTACCAGAGATTGGGAAAAACAACCCTCAACCCCCAAAGCAAGCGGGCAAATTTACGGATCAAAAACGCAAACAAAAATGACCTTACGCAGCCGTAATTTCAATATTAATGAGATTAATTTTGACGATACAGATATGTTCACTGCCGATAAAGCACAACAAGAAATACAAAACGCTGGGTTAGTGGTGGATACAAAAAATGAATTTCTTTCAATTCTCACATTAGGTGAACTCTTAAAGGCAGATGACTTATCATCTACCTTTAAATTTTCAGACAATCCCGAAGTGCGTATTACTCAAGAAAATCTTACTGTTTCGTCTCAAAAAAACCGAGTCGATCTGACAAAAAATTATGTTGAAGACATTATCCCTGTTCATAAAAAACAAACAATATTAAAAATACTTCAAGAGTTTGAATCTGATTATGATACAGCACAAATTGAACAGGTTGCACAAGCTTTAACCACATTAAGCAATTCAGATTTCCTCAAAGAAGGCAGTCTCTTACGCCTTGGGATCGTCACACAACAAGGTGAAGAAGATCGTATTGTGCGAGCCAGCATTTATCGCAAAAAATACCATACTCTCACAGTAGCTTTAAATGATGATAATCAATTTATTGAAAGCACAGAGCCAGAAATGTCTCCTATTCTTCAAACTGCATTTCAAAATGGTCTTTCCCATTCTTCGATTAACGTTGGGCGATTGCCAACAGTTTATGATGCCATTCATCGTGCTATTCTCAGCCATGATATGTCACCTTCTGTCTCACAGCGTCTTGTTCGTCTACTCGCAACCAATATTGACATGAAAAGCCGTATCACACCAACCGATCAGCTCGAAATATTTTATGCTGTGCCCAATGAAAATGACAAAAATAATAAAAGTGCACAAAATAACCAAGAAAACCAAAACACTCAAAAATCCCCTATTAATCAAGAATCTCCCATCAAGAATTTAGACCCTGAAATTCGCTATATCAGTGCAACTTTCGGTAATGTAACCTATAAGTATTATCGTTATCAATCTAAAGACGGCAGTGTTGATTATTATGATTCAGAAGGGAAAAGTTCAAAGCCTTTTTTGCTCCGCAAACCTATTCCAAATGGCACTTTTGGTTCACCCTTTGGTCCACGCAAACACCCTATTTTAGGTTACGTTCGCATGCATACTGGGGTTGATTGGGTCGCACCAAAAGGATCAGCCATTATTGCCGTTGGTGATGGTGTTGTAACCAAAGTAGGTGTGGCCAATGGCTATGGAAACCATGTGGTTATTCAACATGCCAATGGTTATACCAGCAGCTATTCACATCAAAACAATCACGCACAAGGCCTTAAACGAGGAATGAAAGTGCAGCAAGGGCAAATAATTGGATATGTTGGATCAACTGGTCTTGCAACAGGGCCTCATTGCCATTTTGAAATTATTGTTAACGGCACAAAAGTTGACCCCATGCGCATCCGCATACCCAACAGTAAAGAATTAATCAATCAAGATCTACAAACATTCCTGCGAGAAAAACGCAATATTGATTCTTTAATCAATAGCCCCACAAAATCAACCAATGATTCTTAA
- a CDS encoding sensor histidine kinase produces MTTQTDFLPQISSSGSTITRWRWVAIIISLLMACLAAIFIMLLSNAVDREIARLNTSSQLREQADLVLINLINMAAADRRYESTRREEDKAHFTNAARDLDDILDYTGLIVYSKPQWYEWFTAFKKEVETRKAIMIAHMVSLDSFSDPSVKLPPSPEISKLQVARLAQLMTNFINGDNTTRQKQRKDIAMMRAALTLAAIVAVVSTFISAYFVINRFRRDVRYLKTYQLLLHSENAALEARVKERTQELEKARNHAEKERQRVEMLLQDASHRIGNSLSTVSSLLALQLNRSKNEEVRSVLGAARDRIQTISTAHRRLRLCDDMETTLVAEFLSSVVHDVELAVPLELRENITIHTSFKDCQLSSRDATTLGIILGELLTNALKHAFPDQRCGNIYVSFIPQDNDQMILIVEDDGVGINNQNLEEKAGLGHLVVEQLCMQFGEKPSFETSDLGGTKVIIPLPKLKTRKANGSSFVS; encoded by the coding sequence ATGACAACACAGACGGATTTTCTCCCTCAAATATCTTCTTCTGGTTCAACGATTACACGTTGGCGTTGGGTGGCAATTATCATCTCTCTTTTGATGGCTTGTTTAGCTGCAATTTTTATTATGTTATTATCTAACGCAGTAGATCGGGAAATTGCGCGGTTGAATACAAGTTCACAGCTGCGAGAACAAGCTGATTTGGTGCTAATTAATTTGATTAATATGGCGGCAGCGGACCGTCGCTATGAAAGTACCCGCAGAGAGGAAGATAAAGCTCACTTTACAAATGCAGCTCGTGATCTTGATGATATTCTTGATTACACTGGGCTTATTGTTTACTCCAAGCCACAATGGTATGAATGGTTTACTGCTTTTAAAAAAGAAGTTGAAACACGCAAAGCCATTATGATTGCGCATATGGTTTCTCTTGATTCTTTTTCCGATCCATCAGTTAAACTACCGCCTTCTCCTGAAATTTCAAAACTTCAAGTTGCACGTTTAGCTCAGTTAATGACAAATTTTATCAATGGTGATAATACTACACGGCAAAAACAACGCAAAGACATAGCTATGATGCGTGCTGCCTTAACGTTGGCAGCAATTGTTGCTGTTGTCAGCACTTTTATTTCAGCTTATTTTGTAATTAACCGGTTTCGCCGTGATGTTCGTTACTTAAAAACATATCAATTGTTGCTTCATAGTGAAAATGCTGCTCTTGAAGCACGTGTGAAAGAGCGAACACAAGAATTGGAAAAAGCACGCAACCACGCTGAAAAAGAACGCCAGCGTGTTGAAATGCTTTTGCAAGATGCAAGTCACCGCATCGGAAATTCACTCAGTACAGTGTCTTCTCTGCTTGCTTTGCAATTAAATCGAAGTAAAAATGAAGAAGTACGTTCTGTTCTTGGTGCTGCACGTGATCGTATCCAAACAATCTCCACAGCACACCGACGTTTGCGTTTGTGTGATGATATGGAAACAACTTTAGTGGCCGAATTTCTAAGCTCGGTTGTTCATGATGTTGAATTGGCTGTGCCTCTTGAATTGCGCGAAAATATCACCATTCATACATCTTTCAAAGATTGCCAATTATCATCAAGAGATGCAACAACACTTGGGATTATTCTTGGTGAATTGCTGACAAATGCTTTAAAACATGCTTTTCCTGATCAACGGTGTGGGAATATTTATGTTTCTTTTATTCCTCAGGATAATGATCAAATGATCTTGATTGTTGAAGATGACGGTGTGGGCATTAACAACCAAAATTTAGAAGAAAAAGCGGGCCTTGGCCACTTGGTTGTCGAACAACTTTGTATGCAGTTTGGTGAAAAACCATCGTTTGAAACATCTGATTTAGGTGGTACAAAGGTAATCATTCCTTTACCAAAACTAAAAACCCGTAAGGCGAATGGTTCATCATTTGTCTCTTAA
- the hisS gene encoding histidine--tRNA ligase: protein MSTKQKKTKARLPRGFVDYTGLELQELETMTAQIREVYELYGFEALETPIFEYTDALGKFLPDVDRPNAGVFSLQDDDEQWMSLRYDLTAPLARYVAENFEVLPKPYRSYRFGHVFRNDKPGPGRFRQFMQLDADIVGASTVAADAEICMMAADSLEKLGMSRRNYVIRLNNRKILDAVLENLGLGGEKQAGKRLTVFRAIDKFDRLGCGGVYSLLGEGRLDESGDFTKGAELTNDQIEYILGLLDAKFQTLEKTITFLKNIVGHHPRGREGMRELEEMQEIFVKNDYEDCMRIDPSVVRGLDYYTGPVFEAEFCNKYGEKLTFGSIGGGGRYDGLIARFRNDNVPATGFSIGLSRLIAILQSHGTFSVEEKTGPVVVLMMDQEPGSAARYQNMVMQLRNADIRSEVYLGEAGIKAQMKYADRRRAPCVVIQGSQERERKEVQIKDLVEGARLATEIEDNQTWRESRPAQITVKESEMVQAVKDILEKQGW from the coding sequence ATGTCTACGAAACAAAAAAAAACTAAAGCGCGTTTACCACGGGGTTTTGTTGATTACACGGGTTTAGAGTTACAAGAGCTTGAGACAATGACGGCTCAGATACGTGAAGTTTATGAACTTTACGGTTTTGAAGCGCTTGAAACACCGATTTTTGAATATACAGATGCGCTTGGAAAGTTTTTGCCTGATGTAGATCGCCCGAATGCAGGTGTGTTTTCTTTACAAGATGATGATGAACAATGGATGTCTTTGCGCTATGATCTCACAGCGCCTCTTGCTCGCTATGTTGCTGAGAATTTTGAAGTTTTACCAAAACCTTATCGCAGCTATCGTTTTGGACATGTCTTTCGTAATGACAAGCCAGGGCCAGGGCGCTTTCGTCAATTTATGCAGTTGGATGCTGATATTGTAGGGGCATCAACGGTGGCAGCAGATGCAGAAATATGTATGATGGCAGCAGATAGTTTAGAAAAATTAGGAATGTCGCGTCGTAATTATGTCATTCGGCTGAATAATCGGAAAATTTTAGATGCTGTTTTAGAAAATCTTGGTTTGGGGGGGGAGAAACAAGCTGGCAAACGCTTAACTGTTTTTAGGGCTATCGATAAGTTTGATCGACTTGGTTGTGGAGGTGTATATTCGCTTTTAGGGGAGGGCCGTTTGGATGAAAGCGGTGATTTCACGAAAGGAGCGGAACTAACTAACGACCAGATTGAGTATATCCTTGGCTTGTTGGATGCGAAGTTTCAGACTTTGGAAAAAACAATAACGTTTCTCAAAAACATAGTTGGTCATCATCCTCGTGGGCGTGAAGGGATGCGTGAGCTTGAGGAAATGCAGGAAATTTTTGTCAAAAACGATTATGAGGACTGTATGAGGATTGATCCATCGGTTGTACGAGGGTTGGACTATTATACGGGGCCTGTTTTTGAAGCTGAATTCTGCAATAAGTACGGGGAAAAGCTTACCTTTGGATCTATTGGTGGAGGTGGGCGCTATGATGGGTTGATTGCACGCTTTCGCAATGACAATGTCCCCGCAACGGGTTTTTCAATTGGTTTGTCACGTTTAATAGCAATTTTGCAAAGCCATGGGACATTTTCTGTGGAGGAAAAGACAGGCCCAGTTGTGGTGTTGATGATGGATCAAGAGCCAGGCAGCGCTGCACGTTATCAAAACATGGTGATGCAATTGCGCAATGCGGATATTCGATCTGAAGTATATTTAGGGGAGGCAGGTATTAAGGCACAAATGAAATATGCAGATCGACGCCGTGCACCTTGTGTGGTGATTCAAGGGTCACAAGAACGCGAGCGTAAAGAAGTCCAAATCAAAGATTTAGTGGAAGGTGCACGTTTAGCTACTGAAATTGAAGATAATCAAACATGGCGTGAAAGCCGCCCAGCGCAAATAACCGTTAAGGAAAGTGAAATGGTTCAAGCAGTAAAGGATATTTTGGAAAAACAAGGATGGTAG
- a CDS encoding NAD(P)H-dependent glycerol-3-phosphate dehydrogenase — MKITIFGGGIWGKALAFAFAHKNEVCIVSRRDITPALDPLNKILSKNSHSIISQCSLNESLDSTLFVIAISVQALREWFACTSLKKDSKILITSKGIEENTGAFVSHIAKDFISPENLCFLAGPSFAKEIILSLPCALTIHSHNFTLAQEFASKMPDFIKPYIENDIIGGEVASAYKNVIAIAGGICDGLQLGQNAKASLLSRGLVEMYQFAEYFGAKMQTFLGLSGAGDLFLTANSLLSRNYRVGLGLAQNKPLQNILSELGGIAEGIKTSNAITQIAQKKGIYAPIATEIQKIIQGKNPLESMSALMKR; from the coding sequence ATGAAAATAACAATTTTTGGCGGTGGAATTTGGGGAAAAGCTCTTGCATTTGCTTTTGCACATAAAAATGAAGTCTGCATTGTTTCAAGACGTGATATCACCCCTGCATTAGACCCTTTAAATAAAATATTGAGTAAAAATTCTCATTCAATTATTTCACAATGTTCTTTAAATGAGAGCTTAGATTCTACACTTTTTGTCATTGCTATTAGTGTTCAAGCTTTAAGAGAATGGTTTGCTTGCACATCTTTGAAAAAAGACTCAAAAATACTTATCACAAGTAAGGGAATTGAGGAAAATACAGGAGCATTTGTCAGTCACATTGCCAAAGATTTCATTTCTCCAGAAAATCTTTGTTTTTTAGCAGGTCCAAGCTTTGCTAAAGAAATTATTCTCAGTCTGCCATGTGCCTTAACTATTCATTCGCACAATTTTACCCTTGCTCAAGAATTTGCAAGCAAAATGCCTGACTTTATCAAACCCTATATTGAAAATGACATCATTGGTGGAGAAGTGGCAAGTGCGTATAAAAATGTCATTGCCATAGCGGGTGGAATTTGTGACGGATTGCAATTAGGTCAGAATGCTAAAGCATCTCTTCTATCACGTGGACTGGTAGAAATGTATCAATTTGCAGAATATTTTGGTGCCAAAATGCAAACTTTCCTAGGGCTTTCTGGTGCAGGTGATCTATTCTTAACAGCAAATTCTCTGCTTTCTAGAAATTACCGTGTTGGGTTAGGATTAGCACAAAACAAACCTTTACAAAATATTTTAAGCGAGCTAGGTGGAATAGCCGAAGGCATCAAAACTTCTAATGCAATCACTCAAATTGCCCAAAAAAAAGGAATTTACGCACCTATCGCTACAGAAATTCAAAAAATCATTCAAGGCAAAAACCCTTTAGAAAGTATGAGCGCTTTGATGAAAAGGTGA
- a CDS encoding alpha-D-glucose phosphate-specific phosphoglucomutase, producing the protein MIVNTVLTTAFHDQKLGTSGLRKKVSVFQQPHYVENFIQSIFNSVGPLEGKLLILGGDGRYLNDTLIQLVLKMAAANGVGCIKVGRGGILSTPAVSHLIRKYHAHGGIILSASHNPGGVNGDCGIKYNISNGGPAPDCLCDAIFAASQRLSSYKIVEAPDIDLETQGQSFIGSMQVDVIDPVADYAALMEELFDFDCICQAVKKGLTLRFDAMHAVTGPYAQEIFEKRLNFPQGTVVNGTPLPDFGGSHPDPNLVHAKDLYHLLMSDQGPDLGAASDGDGDRNLIIGRKQFITPSDSLAIMAEHAHLIKGYHQGIAGIARSMPTGRAADLVAQEKGISLFETPTGWKFFGTLLDAGKVTLCGEESFGTGSHHVREKDGLWAVLFWLNLLALTGQTVAQIMQRHWHKYGRFYYSRYDYENVEAQKAYVMMEHLRAQLPLAGTKIAGLIVTHCDDFAYHDPIDDSISVRQGVRVFFENGARLVVRLSGTGTGGATVRIYLEQYKNIPRKYTQDLQKVLQPLFLAALELLKIKDYLGREQPDIIT; encoded by the coding sequence ATGATCGTCAACACTGTTTTGACAACGGCTTTTCATGATCAAAAACTTGGAACATCTGGTTTACGTAAAAAAGTGTCGGTTTTTCAGCAGCCCCATTATGTTGAAAATTTTATTCAGTCCATTTTTAATAGTGTTGGACCTCTTGAGGGAAAATTACTCATCCTTGGTGGGGATGGGCGCTATTTAAACGACACCCTTATTCAGCTTGTGTTAAAAATGGCAGCTGCAAACGGTGTGGGCTGTATTAAGGTGGGAAGAGGGGGAATTTTATCAACACCTGCTGTGTCGCACCTTATTCGCAAATATCATGCACATGGGGGTATTATTTTATCAGCAAGTCACAATCCTGGTGGTGTAAATGGTGATTGTGGTATAAAATATAATATTTCCAATGGTGGTCCGGCGCCTGATTGTTTGTGTGATGCTATTTTTGCAGCATCGCAACGCCTTTCTTCTTATAAAATTGTTGAAGCTCCAGACATTGATTTAGAAACACAGGGGCAAAGCTTTATCGGTTCTATGCAGGTAGATGTTATCGACCCTGTGGCAGATTATGCTGCTTTAATGGAAGAGCTTTTTGATTTTGACTGCATTTGTCAGGCGGTGAAAAAAGGTTTAACCTTACGATTTGATGCTATGCATGCAGTCACAGGGCCTTATGCACAAGAAATTTTTGAAAAGCGCTTAAATTTTCCTCAAGGAACAGTAGTCAATGGAACACCTTTGCCAGATTTTGGGGGCTCTCATCCCGATCCCAATTTGGTTCATGCAAAGGATCTTTATCATTTGCTCATGTCTGATCAAGGGCCTGATCTTGGTGCTGCTTCTGATGGTGATGGTGATCGCAATCTTATCATTGGTCGCAAACAATTTATCACGCCTTCTGATTCACTGGCTATTATGGCAGAACATGCACACCTGATAAAAGGGTATCACCAGGGTATTGCTGGGATTGCACGTTCAATGCCAACAGGGCGTGCTGCTGACCTTGTGGCACAAGAAAAGGGGATTAGTCTTTTTGAAACGCCAACAGGATGGAAATTTTTTGGCACACTTTTAGATGCTGGAAAAGTTACCCTGTGTGGTGAGGAAAGCTTTGGAACGGGTTCACATCATGTGCGTGAAAAGGACGGTTTATGGGCTGTATTATTTTGGTTGAACCTTTTGGCTCTAACAGGGCAGACTGTAGCGCAAATTATGCAAAGACATTGGCACAAGTACGGGCGTTTTTATTATTCACGCTATGATTATGAGAATGTTGAAGCACAAAAAGCTTATGTGATGATGGAACATTTGCGTGCGCAGTTGCCCTTAGCGGGGACAAAGATTGCTGGGTTGATTGTGACTCACTGTGATGATTTTGCGTATCATGACCCAATTGATGATAGTATTAGTGTAAGGCAGGGGGTGCGGGTGTTTTTTGAAAATGGAGCACGGCTTGTCGTGCGTTTATCTGGAACAGGAACGGGGGGTGCAACTGTACGCATTTATCTCGAACAATATAAAAACATCCCCCGCAAATACACTCAAGATCTGCAAAAAGTACTTCAACCTTTATTTTTAGCAGCGCTTGAATTGTTAAAAATAAAAGACTATTTGGGCCGCGAACAGCCTGATATTATAACATAA
- a CDS encoding sensor histidine kinase translates to MNINPVSTLPMDRSHLSALMQAIRSADICVFYQTTNLIHLWAENLPQHLHNKWRVGCRDNDFFSLDLADKMETIKLQVLTTGKMQTIEVQFEDMAKQEIWYKFSIDCDRNDRGEIIGIITTGVEISGLRRREQVLKILLREVSHRSKNLLAIIQSIASQTARYTESLQVFLRKFQGRLHSLSHSQDLITDSNWRGAQFRELVQSQALGYLVKEIERFSIEGADPYLFPNAALHIGLAFHELIVNSLSFGALAQEKGNISVRCEIHANTNKPANLLITWHENFEPGTTLCEHNKACFGSTVLEKIVPISVNGSASLKVTEKSVIYCLSVPDTYFDFDTFS, encoded by the coding sequence ATGAACATCAACCCTGTTTCTACTCTGCCTATGGACAGATCCCATCTCAGCGCCCTTATGCAGGCCATCCGCAGCGCTGATATTTGTGTTTTCTATCAGACAACAAATCTGATCCATTTATGGGCTGAAAACTTGCCTCAGCATTTGCACAATAAATGGCGCGTGGGGTGTCGTGATAATGATTTTTTTTCGCTCGATCTTGCCGATAAGATGGAAACAATCAAACTACAGGTCTTAACCACTGGCAAAATGCAAACTATTGAAGTGCAATTTGAAGATATGGCAAAACAAGAAATCTGGTATAAATTCTCGATTGATTGTGACCGTAATGATCGTGGAGAAATTATCGGCATAATCACCACTGGTGTTGAAATTTCAGGCTTGCGCCGACGCGAACAAGTGTTGAAAATTTTGCTCCGAGAAGTCAGTCATCGCTCTAAAAATCTTTTGGCTATCATTCAAAGCATTGCTAGCCAAACTGCACGCTATACAGAATCGCTCCAGGTTTTCTTACGCAAATTCCAAGGGCGTCTGCATTCTCTTTCTCATTCTCAAGATCTCATTACCGATTCCAACTGGCGTGGAGCACAATTTCGTGAATTGGTACAATCGCAAGCTTTGGGGTATCTTGTAAAAGAAATAGAACGATTCTCTATTGAAGGTGCTGATCCTTACCTCTTTCCAAATGCAGCTTTGCATATTGGTTTGGCTTTTCATGAATTAATTGTCAATTCACTCTCTTTTGGTGCCCTAGCGCAAGAAAAAGGAAACATATCTGTGCGCTGTGAAATCCACGCAAACACTAATAAACCAGCAAACCTTTTAATCACTTGGCATGAAAATTTTGAACCTGGAACCACTCTTTGTGAGCATAATAAAGCCTGCTTTGGCAGTACAGTTTTAGAAAAAATTGTTCCCATTTCTGTAAATGGATCAGCTTCTTTAAAAGTAACAGAAAAAAGCGTGATTTATTGCTTATCTGTGCCTGATACTTATTTTGATTTTGACACGTTCTCTTAA
- a CDS encoding peroxiredoxin — protein MIKKQVPNVTFHTRVRDESVGGDNPYRWQDVNSDTYFKGKRVILFSLPGAFTPTCSTFQLPDFEKLYDEFKKVGIDEIYCLSVNDSFVMNAWGQKQGIKNVKLIPDGSGEFTRKMGMLVAKDNVGFGMRSWRYAAVINDGVIEHWFEEKGYSDNCPTDPYEVSSPQHILKTLQG, from the coding sequence ATGATAAAAAAACAAGTTCCCAATGTAACTTTCCACACACGTGTACGGGATGAATCAGTTGGCGGGGATAATCCTTACCGGTGGCAAGATGTCAATAGTGACACTTACTTTAAAGGGAAACGGGTTATTCTTTTTTCTCTCCCCGGAGCATTTACACCCACTTGTTCAACCTTTCAGCTTCCTGATTTTGAAAAACTTTATGACGAATTTAAAAAAGTCGGTATTGATGAAATTTACTGCCTCTCCGTCAATGATTCCTTTGTCATGAATGCCTGGGGTCAAAAGCAAGGTATTAAAAATGTGAAATTGATCCCTGATGGTTCAGGCGAATTTACCCGCAAAATGGGAATGCTGGTTGCTAAAGACAATGTGGGCTTTGGAATGCGCTCATGGCGTTATGCCGCGGTTATTAATGATGGGGTTATTGAACATTGGTTTGAAGAAAAAGGCTATTCAGATAATTGCCCCACAGACCCATACGAAGTTTCATCCCCCCAACATATTTTAAAAACACTTCAAGGTTAA
- a CDS encoding RNA polymerase sigma factor, producing MMTGAKNFKQELLLILPALRAFAISLSGKHDKAEDLVQDTIMKAWAKQDSFEMGTNIKAWLFTILRNEFYSQMRKRGREVQDSDGLLSKNVAIHPAQYGSLDLQDFKKALDMLSADQREAIILIGASGFSYEDAAAICDCAVGTIKSRVSRARNRLQELLKVNGESDYGPDTYSAGSTLCSFNN from the coding sequence ATGATGACGGGTGCGAAAAATTTTAAACAAGAATTGCTTTTGATTCTGCCAGCTCTACGCGCTTTTGCTATTTCTTTAAGTGGTAAGCACGATAAGGCGGAAGATCTAGTTCAAGACACCATTATGAAAGCATGGGCTAAGCAAGACAGTTTTGAAATGGGTACAAATATCAAAGCTTGGCTTTTTACCATTTTGCGTAATGAATTTTACAGTCAGATGCGCAAAAGAGGTAGAGAGGTTCAAGATAGTGATGGCCTTTTGTCTAAAAATGTCGCTATTCACCCCGCTCAATATGGGTCATTGGATTTGCAAGATTTTAAAAAGGCCTTAGACATGCTTTCTGCTGATCAGAGAGAAGCAATTATTTTAATTGGTGCATCTGGTTTTTCATATGAAGATGCTGCAGCTATTTGTGATTGCGCTGTAGGGACAATTAAAAGCCGTGTCAGTAGAGCGCGCAATCGTTTGCAAGAACTTCTCAAAGTAAATGGTGAATCCGATTATGGCCCCGATACTTATTCGGCTGGAAGTACATTGTGCTCATTTAATAACTAA